Below is a window of Ilyobacter polytropus DSM 2926 DNA.
ACCAAACGACTTCCCAAAGAAGAACATCATAGAGATGGAGTCGTTCTAGGAAAAGACCCTAAAGGAAGAGAGATAATACATAATGGAGTTGAACACATTATGCTCATGGCCCCTACCAGATCAGGTAAGGGAGTTGGTGTTATTATACCTACTCTTCTTACCTGGAAGCATTCAACAATTGTTAATGATATCAAAGGAGAGAACTATCAACTAACAAAAAAATTCAGGAAAACATTGGGTCACAAATGTCTGAAATTTGATCCAACAAATCCCGTGGATTCATGTAAGTATAATCCCCTTCTTGATGTTAATAAAAGTAAGGACTGTGAATATCAAGATGCAAGAATTATTGCAGAAATAATATGTGCTTCAGATAAGCCAGATCACTGGTCTCAAAGTGCAACTTCTTTTTTAACAGGAATAATCCTTCACGTTATCTATTCAGAATCTAACCCTACTTTAGGAGGAATAGTTCGTTTTCTAACATCCACAGAAACAACTTTTGAAGATAAAATGGAATTAATAATGTCATATCCTCATACGAATGACCCATTTATTTTTGAAAATATATATCATGATGTTGTAAAGCTAAACGTTGAAGATGAAGAGACACAAGAGTTAATAGTAACAGAGTTTCCAAATACACATCCTGTTGCAGCAAGAGTTGCAGGAGATATGCTAGGAAAAGCAGATAAGGAAAGGGCAAGTATAGTATCAACTGCTCTCACAAAATTAGGAATATATCAGGATCCTATCATAGACAAAAATACGTCTGGCAGTGATTTTAAGGTAAATGATCTCATGAATGCCGATGTTCCTTTAGATCTATTTCTTGTAACACCACCTAAGGCATTAGATGTCACTGCACCACTTTTTAGGTTAATCATAACTCAGATTATATATGGTCTTACTGAGGAAATGGAATTTATAAATGGAATGGAAAATAAGGGATATAAACATAGATTATTGCTTCTATTAGATGAATTCCCAGCACTTGGAAAAATTCCGTTGATAGAAAAAGCTTTGGCCTTCATAGCAGGTTATGGCATGAAGGCTCTTTTAATAACACAAGATATTAATCAAGTAAACAGGCTGTATACAAAAGATAATTCTATACTAAGTAATTGCTATGTGACTGTTTTTTATACTCCTGCAAAATCAGATCATGAAACACCAAGGCTAATATCTAATTCTCTAGGAGATAAAACTATTGAATTTACAACAAAATCTTGGAAAGGGTTTAAGTATCTATCTGATTGGAGTTACTCTTCACACAAAAGCGGAAGAAGACTTTTAACAGAAGGAGAAGTTGGAACTTACTCTTCAGATAAAAATTTAATATTAATAAACGGAAAGCCTCCTATACAAGGATTCAAGATTAAGTACTATGAAGATAGAA
It encodes the following:
- a CDS encoding type IV secretory system conjugative DNA transfer family protein, whose product is MAIFKRKHSSLDTHGTARWADIHDIKESGLYLKNKEVEKALKLSGMWDIYTKRLPKEEHHRDGVVLGKDPKGREIIHNGVEHIMLMAPTRSGKGVGVIIPTLLTWKHSTIVNDIKGENYQLTKKFRKTLGHKCLKFDPTNPVDSCKYNPLLDVNKSKDCEYQDARIIAEIICASDKPDHWSQSATSFLTGIILHVIYSESNPTLGGIVRFLTSTETTFEDKMELIMSYPHTNDPFIFENIYHDVVKLNVEDEETQELIVTEFPNTHPVAARVAGDMLGKADKERASIVSTALTKLGIYQDPIIDKNTSGSDFKVNDLMNADVPLDLFLVTPPKALDVTAPLFRLIITQIIYGLTEEMEFINGMENKGYKHRLLLLLDEFPALGKIPLIEKALAFIAGYGMKALLITQDINQVNRLYTKDNSILSNCYVTVFYTPAKSDHETPRLISNSLGDKTIEFTTKSWKGFKYLSDWSYSSHKSGRRLLTEGEVGTYSSDKNLILINGKPPIQGFKIKYYEDRKYLNRLKLKAKE